In one Lolium rigidum isolate FL_2022 chromosome 3, APGP_CSIRO_Lrig_0.1, whole genome shotgun sequence genomic region, the following are encoded:
- the LOC124702053 gene encoding probable mannose-1-phosphate guanylyltransferase 1: MKALILVGGFGTRLRPLTLSVPKPLVDFANKPMILHQIEALKDVGVTEVILAINYQPEVMLNFLKDFESKLGIKITCSQETEPMGTAGPLALARDKLDDGSGEPFFVLNSDVISEYPFAELIEFHKSHGGEATIMVTKVDEPSKYGVVVTEEGTGKVERFVEKPKVFVGNKINAGIYLLSPSVLNRIELKPTSIEKEVFPHIAADKALYAMVLPGFWMDIGQPRDYITGLRLYLDSLRKKAPAKLASGTHILGNVLVHETATIGEGCLIGPDVAIGPGCVVESGVRLSRCTVMRGARVKKHACISGSIVGWHSTVGKWARVENMTILGEDVHVCDEVYSNGGVVLPHKEIKTSILKPEIVM, translated from the exons ATGAAGGCCCTCATTCTCGTCGGAGGCTTTGGCACTCGCCTGCGGCCGCTGACGCTCAGCGTGCCCAAGCCACTCGTAGATTTCGCCAACAAGCCCATGATCTTGCATCAG ATTGAGGCTCTGAAAGATGTGGGAGTTACAGAAGTTATCCTGGCCATCAATTACCAACCTGAG GTCATGCTCAACTTTCTCAAGGACTTCGAGAGCAAGCTTGGCATCAAGATCACCTGCTCCCAGGAGACAGAGCCAATGGGCACTGCTGGTCCGCTGGCCTTGGCCCGGGACAAGCTCGACGATGGGTCCGGTGAGCCTTTCTTCGTCCTCAACAGTGATGTGATCAGCGAGTACCCGTTCGCAGAGCTCATCGAGTTCCACAAGTCCCATGGCGGTGAGGCCACCATCATGGTCACTAAG GTGGACGAGCCCTCCAAGTACGGTGTGGTGGTCACGGAGGAGGGAACCGGTAAGGTGGAGCGGTTCGTGGAGAAGCCCAAGGTGTTTGTTGGCAACAAGATCAACGCCGGCATCTACCTACTGAGCCCGTCTGTCCTGAACCGCATCGAGCTGAAGCCGACCTCCATCGAGAAGGAGGTGTTCCCACACATCGCGGCCGACAAGGCCCTGTACGCCATGGTGCTGCCTGGGTTCTGGATGGACATCGGGCAGCCGAGGGACTACATCACAGGGCTGAGGCTGTACCTGGACTCCCTGAGGAAGAAGGCGCCAGCGAAGCTCGCCTCCGGCACGCACATCCTGGGCAACGTGCTGGTGCACGAGACGGCCACGATCGGCGAGGGCTGCCTGATCGGGCCAGACGTGGCCATCGGCCCTGGCTGCGTGGTGGAGTCTGGGGTGAGGCTGTCCAGGTGCACGGTGATGAGGGGCGCCCGTGTGAAGAAGCACGCCTGCATCTCCGGCAGCATAGTTGGGTGGCACTCCACCGTCGGCAAGTGGGCACGCGTGGAGAACATGACCATCCTCGGCGAGGACGTGCACGTCTGCGACGAGGTCTACAGCAACGGAGGCGTCGTTCTCCCGCACAAGGAGATCAAGACCAGCATACTCAAGCCCGAGATCGTCATGTGA